In Larus michahellis chromosome 24, bLarMic1.1, whole genome shotgun sequence, the sequence GCCCCGGCACCCAGCAGCCATGGCTGCGGGCCCTGCTCCTCCCCGCTGTGGGCAGGAAGCGCCGCCGGCTGCCGTGGACTTTGGACCCATCCGGCGTCGCCGGCGCAGGGGCAGAGGAAGGGACTTTTCCTGTTTGCCGGCACGGTGGGGTCCGGCACCCATCCGCCACTGTGGCTGAGCTCCGGCGAAACTTGGCCGAGCCGCAGCACAGCCGCTagctgctcccccccgccccggtgtgGGGACTCTCTGGCAGCTCATATAGGGTTGTGCTCAGGCTGCGGCCCTTTGTGGGCGGGTGAGTGTTTTGCGTGCCGCCGGGTGCTTTTGCAGCGAAAGATTTGTCTCTCCttgtgggggggggaagcaccCAATTTGGGGGTGAACCCCTCTTTCCACACCCCCTTTGGCTGCTCAGCTTTACCTGCACCCCCCTGGGGCCGTGGGGGTTTGGGGTAGAGACCCGCTGGCTGGGTAGAGCCcccatttatttttccccccgTCTGCTTTTCAACCTGGAGCGGAAGAGCTCAACCTCCGGCCCCTTTTCGGAAAGGCTGGGATATTTATAGCCGCCTGGCTCAGGGAGTTGGGATTTGCCGTGGCTGCCTCCGTCCCCCCCATCCTGCCGCAGCATCCCTCAGCTGCGTCCTGCACCAGGGTGGGGGCCGGGGATGGATCCTGCCCTGGCCGTGGGGCAACTCTTCCGGGTGGCTGTGCGATTCGTGGGGTCCCTGAGTGTCTCTGCGTGATGCCTGGGGGTTGCCCCGGGGTCTCTGTGCCATGTCAGGGGTCCCTCAGGGGTCTCCCTCTCCGTTTGGTTGATGGGGAGTGGATTTAGGGTTGATTTGGGCAGTCAGGACTGCAGGCATTGCCCCCTCCATCCAAAACCCGCAGCCGGCTGCTCCTCTCCacaccgtgcctcagtttccccaatcTGATGCATCACGTGGGGGCAGCGCTGGGATGGGGAGTGGGGCTGATCCtgcaccccagtgtccccaagccaCCTGTcctctttccccccagcatcTGACACATCCCTGCGCTCGGGGACAAGCCTTTCCCTGCCATGACGCACCCCTTCCccggctctgcctccccccaggTGCATCGCCCCCAGCTCAGCCACCTCGACCAGGTCCTCCCACTGCTCCCCATGGAGTGACCCTGTGCGAGGGTGTCTGCACCGGTGCGGCCCCCCCGGCAGCCAGCCCGGCAGGGAGGGAAGCTGGACGCCACCGCGAATATGAGCGACTTCTGGCACAAGCTGGGCTGCTGCGTCGTAGAGAAGCCACAGCCCGTGAGTAGCTTCAGCCTGGCCGGTTTGGGGAGGGTCTGGTGTCTTGAGGCCGTGGGCTCAGCAGGGGATGATGGCCTTCATCTGcttgcagaagaagaggaggagacgGATCGACCGCTCCATGATCGGGGAGCCCATGAACTTCGTCCATCTGACGCACATTGGCTCTGGCGACATGGCTGCGGGCGAAGGCCTGCCCATGGTACCCTGTCCGCGCGCACGGTTGGGGTGCTGGGTCTCATGGTTGGGTGGTGGGTGTTGCTGTTGGGGTGCTGAGACTCATGGTTGGGTGGTGGGTGTTGCTTTTGGGGTCCTGGGTCTTATCGTTGGGTGGTGAGTGTCATGGTTGGGTGATAGTTGTCAATGTTGGGGTGGTGAGTCTCACAGTTGGGTGCTGGGTGTCACTGTTGGGTTGGCGGGTCTCATAGTTGGGTGGTGGGTCCCTGTTGGGTGATTGGTGTCACTGTTTGGGTGGTGGAGTCTCGTGGTTGGGTGGTGGGTGTTGCTGATGGGGGGGTGGGTCTCGCTCTTGGGGTGGTGGGTCTCATAGTTGGCTCATGGGTGTCACTGTTGGAGTGGTGGAGTCTCATGGTTGGGTGGTGGGTGTTGCTGTTGGGGTGGTGGGTCTCATGGTTGGCTCATGGGTGTCACTTTTGGGGTGGTGGAGTCCCATGGTTGGGGGGTGGGTCTCAGGGTGGGGTAAAGTGGCCTTATGTTTGGGTGATGGGGTGGCACAGTTGGGTGATGGGTCTCACAGCGGTGATGACACATCTCTGCACCGTCCCCGCAGACTGGTGCCGTCCAGGAGATGAGGTCCAAGGGTGGTCGGGAGCGACAGTGGAGCAACTCCCGGGTCTTGTAGCGTGTGAGTACACGGCCGCGCGGgtggctggggcagccctgggcacacCCTGTCCCCCTCTGAGGCACCACTGCTAATTAACACACCCAAACGAGCCACTGCTTGTGTGGGTCTGTAACCCGGCCTCTTGGACTTTGCAGATTCCTGGCTTTTTCAGCCCAAACTTGAACTGCCTGATCCCCCAG encodes:
- the CDC42SE1 gene encoding CDC42 small effector protein 1, with translation MSDFWHKLGCCVVEKPQPKKRRRRIDRSMIGEPMNFVHLTHIGSGDMAAGEGLPMTGAVQEMRSKGGRERQWSNSRVL